The nucleotide sequence CAACAGCATTGCGAGCTAAATTGTATCTTACTGCAAATCGTGCAGCTTTTAATCAACTGGAAAATCTCAAAGTTTCTTTCGCTATGAAATTCTAAAAAATATAACTATACGCATCGGGTTGCGTAAGGTGAGTTATTAATATAAAAAAATCCCTCCATTTTAAAACAGAGGGATTGAAATTTATACCAATTCCGTTAGAATGATTGGTTTAAATAATCTAACAATCAAACTTTAATGAAAATCTTCTTCGCATAAAAGATCCACATTATTCCAAGCCAAAACAATACATACGTAACAGCAAATGCTAAAGATGCGTTTATTGGAGCAAGCCAGGAAATAAACAGATTATTATATAGAAAAGTCTTAAGCGCAATTTCATTTCCAGCGGCATCGGTTAGTTTAATTAAGTTTAGCAATCGAGCCATAATTCCTGACAGGAAATAAACTGTTATCGCATTCGTTCCATAAACTAAAAACGGTTTTGTCCACCAGCTATAACCTTTAACATCAATTAAATAGTAGCACATTGCTAAAATAATCAATGCCATTCCACCAGAATAAATTACGTATGAGCTTGTCCAGAGCTGTTTGTTAATCGGGAACCACATATCCCAGAACATTGAAATGAAAACAGCAAAATTTCCAACAACAAACATCCAGACAGTTTTTGTAGTTTTATCATCTTTAGAAGTAAGGATGTAATGACCGGTAAGTATACCAAAGATACCAGTGGAAATTGCAGGAAGAGTGCTTAGAAGTCCTTCAGGATCCCAACATCCCGGAGGAAACATACCGGTAGGATCAACGGCGGCTCTCCAAAGATGTCCGCCAAAAATCAATCGATCTAACCATGCCCCCAGATTTGTTGCTTGACCAAGACTTGAATACCCAACGCCTGGTACTGGAATCAAAGTCATAATTGCCCAATATGCAAAAAGTATAACAAAAGCTATAATAGCCTGAGTTTTGATATTTGCTTTGAGAAAAAGAAAAGAAGTAATGCAATAAACAATTGCAATTCTTTGGAGCACTCCGGGAATTCTTATTATTGTTAGATCGAAGATTGGAAATCCTGCTAATATTAATCCAAGTACAAATATTATTACAGAGCGTTTAATAATTTGTAAATATAATTTAGTTGGGTTGTCTCCTCTTTCCTTTCTTTTAGTTAATGAAAGTGTAATCGCAATACCAACTATGAAAAGAAAGAAGGGGAAAATCAAATCAGTTGGAGTAACTCCGTGCCACTTAGCGTGTCCAAGTGCGCCATACAGATGTCCCCACTCGCCAGGATTATTAACCATAATCATTCCGGCAATTGTAATTCCCCTAAAGACATCAAGAGAAAGCAAACGTTTAGAAGTTGTTTCCATAATCAAGCCTATTGTTTAATTCAATAATAAAATTTCCAAAAATATTTTGGAACCAAGATTATTTATTTAAGAACTTTCAATTTCCTCAATTTAAATGATATATTTTTGCTCTAATTTTTTATATTATTTTGTGGAGAAGAAAATTTTGATTTCAGATATCCAATTATTCCGGGTAATGTAGAAATAAAAATAATTGCTAAAATGACCAAAGAAAAATTATTTCTAACAAATGGAAGATTGCCGAAAAAATAACCGGCAATTACAAACGAAATGACCCACAAAATTCCACCAACAACATTATAAACAATAAAATGTAAATACGTCATACTTCCAATTCCGGCAACAAACGGGGCAAAGGATCTAATGATTGGAATAAACCTTGCGATTATTATTGTTTTGCCACCATGTCTTTCATAAAATTCATGTGTTTTTTGCAGATGTTCTTTTTTTAGAAATTTAATTTTTTCTTTAGCGAATATTTTGGGACCAATAAAATCTCCAATCCAATAATTCACTGTATCTCCCGCGATGGCAGCAATGCATAGTATTAGGATTAATATTACCAGGTTAAAAGCACCTATTGCGGCAAAAGTACCAGCAGCAAATAACAGCGAGTCACCGGGCAAAAAAGGGGTTAATACAAATCCAGTCTCAGCAAATATTACTATAAATAGAATTACGTAGCTCCACGCATTGTATTGTGCAATTATTTCTTTTAAATGAACATCTATATGAAGAACAAAGTCAAAAAACTGGGAAATGAGTTCCAAAAATTCTCCGTTGAAATTACTTAAGTAAATAAAAATAAATTGAAATCAGATTTAACTATCATACTTTTAACGCATTCAAAACTTTCTTTGCTACAATGGAAATATTATCCGGAGTAAAACCAAACTTTTCCATCAAAACATTTGCCGGAGCAGATGCTCCAAATCGCTCAAGACTGATTGATTCACCACTATCGCCAATATATTTTTCCCATCCCATTTTAATACCGGCTTCAATTGATACACGCG is from Ignavibacteriales bacterium and encodes:
- a CDS encoding DUF5009 domain-containing protein, producing METTSKRLLSLDVFRGITIAGMIMVNNPGEWGHLYGALGHAKWHGVTPTDLIFPFFLFIVGIAITLSLTKRKERGDNPTKLYLQIIKRSVIIFVLGLILAGFPIFDLTIIRIPGVLQRIAIVYCITSFLFLKANIKTQAIIAFVILFAYWAIMTLIPVPGVGYSSLGQATNLGAWLDRLIFGGHLWRAAVDPTGMFPPGCWDPEGLLSTLPAISTGIFGILTGHYILTSKDDKTTKTVWMFVVGNFAVFISMFWDMWFPINKQLWTSSYVIYSGGMALIILAMCYYLIDVKGYSWWTKPFLVYGTNAITVYFLSGIMARLLNLIKLTDAAGNEIALKTFLYNNLFISWLAPINASLAFAVTYVLFWLGIMWIFYAKKIFIKV
- a CDS encoding DedA family protein, which codes for MELISQFFDFVLHIDVHLKEIIAQYNAWSYVILFIVIFAETGFVLTPFLPGDSLLFAAGTFAAIGAFNLVILILILCIAAIAGDTVNYWIGDFIGPKIFAKEKIKFLKKEHLQKTHEFYERHGGKTIIIARFIPIIRSFAPFVAGIGSMTYLHFIVYNVVGGILWVISFVIAGYFFGNLPFVRNNFSLVILAIIFISTLPGIIGYLKSKFSSPQNNIKN